One Thermococcus sp. DNA segment encodes these proteins:
- a CDS encoding 2-C-methyl-D-erythritol 4-phosphate cytidylyltransferase, which yields MTTLILLAGGIGKRANLGLPKQYFKIEEKMIIEYTLENVSEVDSIDNIVLVSNPGFMKTGKKLMESFPKISTVTEGGTTRNESMYRGFLKISEGERKVIVHDAVRPFTPPWVFERMEKLLERKNVVTTVNPITGNLIELKNGRVYEIHDRSKYVMGESPTGYRYRALKETLETAVSGGYLNEIPHDILLAIKAGFDVHALHCNCFNLKITFREDVKIAKALIRILEERG from the coding sequence ATGACAACTCTAATCCTACTGGCGGGAGGTATAGGAAAAAGAGCTAATTTGGGGTTACCAAAGCAGTATTTCAAGATAGAGGAGAAAATGATTATTGAGTATACTCTGGAAAACGTCTCAGAAGTCGATTCTATAGATAACATCGTTCTGGTATCAAATCCAGGATTTATGAAAACGGGAAAAAAGCTTATGGAGAGTTTTCCAAAGATCTCTACAGTAACCGAAGGTGGAACAACACGGAATGAATCCATGTATAGGGGTTTCCTGAAGATATCGGAGGGTGAAAGGAAGGTTATCGTTCATGATGCCGTTCGTCCGTTCACACCCCCCTGGGTTTTCGAAAGGATGGAAAAGCTATTAGAGAGGAAAAACGTTGTAACTACTGTTAATCCAATAACGGGGAACCTAATAGAACTGAAAAACGGAAGGGTGTATGAGATACACGATCGCTCCAAGTACGTTATGGGCGAATCCCCCACGGGGTATAGATATAGAGCCCTAAAGGAAACCCTTGAAACGGCCGTCAGTGGGGGCTACCTGAACGAAATTCCACATGACATCCTTCTCGCGATTAAGGCCGGTTTTGACGTCCACGCACTGCACTGCAACTGCTTCAACCTGAAGATAACGTTCAGAGAGGATGTGAAAATAGCAAAGGCTTTGATAAGGATCCTGGAGGAGAGAGGGTGA
- a CDS encoding CDP-glycerol glycerophosphotransferase family protein, whose protein sequence is MNMNKLKKQLIASKILSIVNHLPKDESKIVFYSTPDISDNSLALFRFIASQNYGYDLVWLLKDDNPPGLEKLTKEYDARTVSLFSAKGPNELIRARFVVTSDVLPVTPHSGQKVIQLWHGLPGKKTGYEHPIGVKDLYLYMDRWTSYFVTTSELVVGAFVRQFMVNPRKFKLLGQPRNDGLFANLKKSRDLLSDILGLDIESFDRLILYAPTYRYTSYLKDHRASVNVVRTLLSKKLTNFLGRENLLLVIKPHKLVSKAIADSIVNTKNMILLGDQPLQERLLTINDIMGAFDMLITDYSSIFEDYILTERPIVFYLPDRKELERKSGFLLPYNFFAPGKKSETIDELIQSLKAYLEEPTKDMEWRKTVKSLLYEVGADPHSSERVYRHLIKGE, encoded by the coding sequence ATGAACATGAACAAGCTCAAAAAACAGCTTATAGCCTCAAAGATCCTCTCCATTGTAAACCATCTCCCTAAAGACGAATCAAAGATAGTCTTCTACTCGACTCCAGACATTTCTGACAATTCCCTGGCCCTCTTCAGGTTTATAGCCTCACAAAACTATGGCTACGATCTTGTCTGGCTTCTAAAAGATGATAACCCCCCAGGACTCGAAAAACTTACAAAGGAATACGATGCAAGGACCGTCTCGCTGTTCTCGGCAAAAGGTCCGAACGAACTAATAAGGGCAAGATTCGTCGTTACAAGTGATGTACTGCCAGTAACACCCCACTCTGGCCAGAAGGTAATCCAGCTCTGGCATGGCTTACCCGGAAAAAAGACCGGTTATGAACATCCCATTGGGGTTAAGGATCTCTATCTCTACATGGACAGGTGGACAAGCTATTTTGTAACGACCTCCGAGCTCGTAGTTGGAGCTTTTGTAAGGCAGTTCATGGTAAACCCCCGGAAGTTCAAACTTCTCGGACAGCCACGAAACGATGGCCTGTTTGCAAATCTCAAAAAATCAAGGGACCTTCTCTCCGATATCCTTGGTCTGGACATTGAATCCTTTGATAGGCTAATTCTTTACGCGCCCACTTACAGGTATACGAGCTATTTAAAAGATCATAGGGCGAGTGTAAACGTCGTAAGAACCCTACTCTCCAAGAAGCTTACCAATTTCCTCGGGAGGGAAAACCTCCTTCTGGTAATCAAACCCCACAAGCTCGTGAGCAAAGCCATAGCAGATTCAATCGTCAATACGAAAAACATGATCCTCCTTGGGGACCAACCTCTCCAGGAGAGACTGCTAACAATAAACGACATAATGGGGGCCTTTGATATGCTAATAACCGACTACTCAAGTATCTTCGAGGATTATATTTTAACCGAGAGACCAATCGTATTCTACCTGCCCGATAGAAAAGAACTGGAGAGAAAAAGTGGCTTTCTCCTTCCATACAACTTCTTCGCCCCTGGAAAGAAATCAGAAACGATAGACGAACTGATTCAGTCTCTTAAAGCCTATCTGGAGGAGCCCACCAAGGACATGGAATGGAGGAAAACAGTTAAGAGCCTCCTGTACGAAGTTGGGGCTGATCCTCATTCATCGGAAAGGGTTTACCGGCACCTGATAAAGGGTGAATAG
- a CDS encoding glycosyltransferase family A protein, translating into MVKVSVIVPVYNTRNYIHRLLASLESQTYRNFEAIFVDDSSDDTYEILKKFENTYPDQVHVEKGIKKGPGIARNIGLEIASGRYVAFIDSDDWWSENFLERTMEHMRAHDGVYTGYCDVLESGKKVYIKPKVVGHADWKPVLEMKVRFGIGNTLMKSSLIENYGIRFPDGIGVSEDSYFLLAYLSVIKRPLFGLEECMFYHLARTSSLSRTSFSLQEGIDKIDQTIESYRRLREFVFQNSPCPEEFWKFIESGHLPRSILTYITSVSDSIGRKYGRKLIRQYWGYIKKFRPARSYMSMLTLLWLVDPFVPVRLLLKKIW; encoded by the coding sequence ATGGTTAAGGTTTCGGTTATTGTACCGGTGTATAATACAAGAAACTATATCCATAGGCTACTTGCTTCCCTTGAAAGTCAGACTTACAGGAATTTCGAGGCTATTTTTGTAGATGATTCATCCGATGATACATATGAGATTTTGAAAAAATTTGAAAACACTTATCCTGATCAGGTTCATGTTGAAAAAGGCATCAAAAAAGGTCCAGGAATTGCACGTAATATTGGTCTTGAAATAGCTTCTGGTAGGTACGTGGCATTTATTGATTCGGACGATTGGTGGAGTGAAAATTTTTTGGAACGTACTATGGAACATATGAGAGCCCACGATGGAGTTTACACTGGCTATTGTGATGTCCTTGAGAGTGGAAAAAAGGTCTATATCAAACCGAAAGTAGTGGGTCACGCTGACTGGAAACCTGTTTTGGAAATGAAAGTTAGGTTTGGCATAGGGAACACCCTAATGAAAAGCTCCCTAATTGAGAATTATGGTATAAGGTTTCCCGATGGGATTGGGGTCAGTGAGGATTCCTACTTTCTCTTGGCTTACCTCTCCGTCATAAAAAGGCCTCTATTTGGATTAGAAGAGTGTATGTTCTACCATCTTGCTCGAACGTCCTCACTCTCTCGAACCTCCTTCAGTCTTCAAGAGGGAATCGATAAAATTGATCAGACCATTGAGAGCTATAGAAGATTAAGGGAGTTCGTTTTTCAGAACTCCCCCTGTCCTGAGGAATTTTGGAAGTTTATTGAGAGTGGACATTTACCAAGGTCTATTCTAACATACATAACATCAGTTTCGGATTCCATTGGGAGAAAATATGGCAGAAAACTAATTAGGCAGTATTGGGGATACATTAAAAAGTTTAGACCAGCTCGTAGTTACATGTCCATGCTTACTTTGTTGTGGTTAGTTGATCCTTTTGTTCCTGTCAGGTTATTATTGAAAAAAATTTGGTGA
- a CDS encoding glycosyltransferase family 4 protein, whose protein sequence is MKVLVHNINQGGGVTVVMEKVCSVLQELKKEFDFEVWCSIRGHQRISTFECCDKVMTYRYSSRLDRLFGYSYTFLKNVLLKKKIEKDFDLVFTHTPLWVNSNVIYIDGRDWDKFYKQHLNIFGKIIQYLPQRYVKMSVRNSTIFLLNSAAREFYVRNFPRSIYGNPNGIDWSNWINREKQFDFIYVGRFSYEKNPEIVFKAFLGTKYCGIMIGEDKNTLIRNIIVKKFMPRKMVFEYISQSKIGILPSRHEVFPITILEYLSFGLPVIVSDSIDSEIVEYCITFKCCDEADLYNTFEHVYENYEYYVKKYRKIRKIVLEKYDWDKILEGNIRKALLSYIVSQSHKDVPRRIQM, encoded by the coding sequence ATGAAGGTTCTCGTTCACAATATAAATCAAGGAGGGGGCGTTACTGTTGTTATGGAGAAAGTTTGCAGCGTTCTTCAGGAACTCAAAAAAGAATTTGACTTTGAGGTTTGGTGCTCCATAAGAGGGCATCAAAGGATATCCACTTTTGAGTGTTGTGATAAAGTCATGACGTACCGATATTCCTCAAGACTTGACAGGCTATTTGGGTATAGCTACACTTTTTTAAAAAACGTGCTCCTAAAGAAAAAGATTGAGAAAGATTTTGATTTGGTTTTCACTCATACCCCTTTATGGGTAAACTCAAATGTAATCTACATTGATGGAAGAGATTGGGATAAATTTTATAAACAACACCTAAACATTTTTGGGAAAATTATCCAATATCTACCTCAAAGATATGTAAAAATGTCTGTTAGAAATTCAACTATTTTCTTGTTAAACTCGGCTGCAAGAGAATTTTACGTGAGAAACTTCCCCCGTTCAATTTATGGGAATCCAAATGGGATCGATTGGAGTAACTGGATAAACAGAGAAAAGCAGTTTGATTTTATATACGTTGGAAGATTTAGTTATGAAAAGAACCCCGAAATAGTATTCAAGGCCTTTTTGGGCACCAAATACTGTGGAATAATGATCGGGGAAGATAAAAATACCCTTATTAGGAATATAATAGTTAAGAAATTTATGCCCCGAAAAATGGTCTTTGAATACATTTCTCAATCAAAAATTGGTATTTTGCCATCAAGACATGAAGTTTTTCCTATTACTATTCTCGAATACCTTTCATTTGGTTTACCTGTTATTGTTAGTGATTCGATAGATTCAGAAATAGTGGAATATTGCATAACGTTCAAGTGTTGTGACGAAGCTGATTTATATAATACTTTTGAACATGTCTATGAAAACTATGAATACTATGTAAAAAAATATAGAAAAATACGAAAAATAGTACTAGAGAAGTACGATTGGGATAAGATACTTGAAGGAAACATAAGAAAAGCTCTTTTATCTTATATAGTTAGCCAATCTCACAAGGATGTTCCCAGGCGAATACAAATGTGA
- a CDS encoding glycosyltransferase, which produces MAMVSVIIPTLLGREHLLKRAILSVLNQTFQDFEIIIVKNYKETKLDLEDPRINEVYEARKGVSTARNTGMKISGGKYIAFLDDDDVWLPNKLEEQLKIFKKSPDVGLVYGKYKHMGNGKIIPPKIIEGNVFENLLRDNFIGTSTVIIRKEVFESIGGFDESLYIGEDWDYWLRISEQYIVRGVNSIVSIYSGPTLSSDYKKVFYGLTKFMNKWFPKMNKNAQIKNTLRLLWYSQIYYHYGDIGFTNYAQSHICIRLGTSL; this is translated from the coding sequence ATGGCCATGGTTTCAGTAATAATCCCAACACTTCTGGGAAGGGAACACCTGTTAAAGCGTGCTATTCTTAGTGTTTTAAATCAGACTTTCCAAGATTTTGAGATAATCATTGTAAAGAATTATAAAGAAACAAAACTTGACCTAGAAGACCCCAGAATAAATGAAGTCTACGAAGCTAGGAAAGGCGTCAGCACAGCCAGAAACACTGGAATGAAAATTTCCGGAGGAAAGTATATCGCATTCTTGGACGACGATGATGTGTGGTTGCCAAATAAACTTGAAGAACAATTAAAGATTTTCAAGAAATCTCCCGATGTTGGGCTTGTTTATGGGAAGTACAAACATATGGGCAATGGAAAGATAATCCCGCCGAAAATAATAGAAGGCAACGTTTTTGAAAACCTGTTGAGGGATAATTTCATAGGAACTTCAACTGTCATCATACGAAAAGAGGTTTTCGAATCTATCGGAGGATTTGACGAGAGTCTCTATATCGGTGAAGACTGGGACTATTGGTTAAGAATTTCAGAACAATATATAGTTCGTGGTGTTAACAGCATTGTATCCATATACTCTGGACCCACTCTGTCAAGTGATTATAAAAAGGTATTTTACGGATTAACAAAATTTATGAATAAATGGTTCCCTAAAATGAATAAAAATGCACAAATTAAAAACACCCTAAGATTACTATGGTACAGTCAAATATACTACCACTATGGAGATATTGGATTTACAAATTATGCCCAGAGTCACATTTGTATTCGCCTGGGAACATCCTTGTGA
- a CDS encoding flippase: protein MTESLKFKLIKNAGWLFGAEVVSKLFAYGIIVLLSRTLGPDGLGQYSFIFYYVGLLGVFSDLGVGFYLMREIARDKGKLKELLPDVLGFKILLALVNFLIIGGITLFLPKPEWMKFLIILTGGEAMLTWISYLFVRIMYGHEVTKYEAIARTVERFWAFFVGGGALWYFKELSPFVAVLLVGYTIRELLRIRWGRKFIPGKLEVKFRPSVWGELLRKSYPFWLIGLFTLIYYRTDMVMLNLLRGDYETGIYRAAYTLIEVSLFIPNIVVSTTMPSMARLHREDQKTLEVLFKKSLQVLLLLGLAGTAGYYLFAKLGIFFVFGEKFKESVPVLRILAFAIPFMFLNSLFGSYMNATGRELTFTKITGFTALLNVVLNYILILHYGATGAAVATVVSQGILTLAVWHESDKRRG, encoded by the coding sequence ATGACGGAGAGCCTGAAGTTTAAACTAATCAAAAACGCCGGCTGGCTGTTCGGGGCAGAGGTAGTCTCCAAGCTCTTTGCATACGGCATAATCGTCCTCCTGAGCAGGACCCTCGGCCCGGACGGGCTCGGCCAGTACTCATTCATCTTCTACTACGTTGGCCTTCTGGGCGTTTTCTCTGACCTCGGCGTTGGATTTTACCTCATGAGGGAAATAGCAAGGGACAAGGGCAAACTTAAAGAACTGCTCCCAGACGTCCTAGGCTTCAAGATATTGCTTGCATTGGTGAACTTTCTCATAATCGGAGGGATAACCCTTTTCCTCCCCAAACCGGAATGGATGAAGTTTCTCATTATCCTGACCGGCGGAGAGGCGATGCTAACATGGATATCCTATCTGTTCGTTCGGATAATGTACGGCCACGAGGTCACCAAGTACGAGGCCATAGCGAGAACCGTCGAGAGGTTCTGGGCCTTCTTCGTTGGTGGGGGGGCCCTGTGGTATTTCAAAGAGCTCTCCCCGTTCGTGGCGGTTCTTCTGGTCGGGTACACAATAAGGGAACTTCTCAGGATAAGGTGGGGGCGCAAATTCATCCCCGGGAAGCTCGAAGTAAAGTTCAGGCCTTCGGTTTGGGGAGAACTGCTCAGGAAGTCCTACCCCTTCTGGCTCATCGGGCTCTTCACGCTCATCTACTACCGCACGGACATGGTCATGCTGAACCTTCTCAGGGGGGACTACGAAACAGGCATTTACAGGGCGGCTTATACGCTAATTGAGGTTTCGCTATTTATTCCGAACATAGTTGTGAGCACAACCATGCCCTCGATGGCGAGGCTGCACAGGGAGGATCAAAAAACCCTCGAGGTTCTGTTCAAGAAGAGCCTTCAGGTTTTACTCCTACTTGGCCTTGCCGGCACTGCAGGATACTACCTTTTCGCAAAGCTCGGAATCTTCTTCGTATTCGGAGAGAAGTTCAAGGAGAGCGTCCCCGTGCTCAGGATTCTGGCCTTTGCAATCCCCTTCATGTTCCTGAACTCGCTCTTCGGGAGCTACATGAACGCCACAGGAAGGGAGCTTACCTTTACCAAGATAACCGGCTTTACGGCCCTGCTCAACGTAGTCCTTAACTACATTCTCATACTCCACTACGGGGCCACCGGTGCGGCGGTGGCGACGGTGGTGAGTCAGGGAATATTAACATTAGCCGTTTGGCATGAATCAGATAAAAGGAGGGGATGA
- a CDS encoding TasA family protein encodes MKRAMVVGILAVLIFAAGAKFGVSYFSDVAKSSGNEISTGDFDVGISRDGSRYYDDYRLFSFDNMKPGESRTFTFYIKNRGDYPISSIELLFNVTDLERGKMSKAEALVDNTPDVGELSRYLIVKDFRVSAGDGDIVLNRYIGKSLREINSTPLDIFNGSLPENGVLRVSVTVQLSPSAGNDCLTDVSNVDMIITARQ; translated from the coding sequence ATGAAACGTGCTATGGTTGTTGGAATCCTGGCGGTCCTGATCTTTGCCGCCGGCGCCAAGTTTGGAGTTTCGTACTTCAGCGACGTGGCAAAATCGAGCGGAAATGAGATATCGACCGGGGACTTTGACGTGGGGATAAGCCGCGATGGTAGCAGGTACTACGACGACTACCGGCTCTTCTCCTTTGACAATATGAAGCCAGGTGAGAGCAGGACCTTCACGTTCTACATTAAAAACCGGGGAGACTATCCGATATCGTCCATCGAACTGCTCTTCAACGTTACTGACCTGGAACGGGGCAAGATGAGTAAAGCTGAGGCTTTGGTCGATAACACACCCGACGTGGGCGAGCTCAGCAGATACCTGATTGTTAAGGATTTCAGGGTCTCCGCCGGGGACGGTGACATTGTCCTGAACCGCTACATCGGTAAATCTCTGAGGGAGATTAACTCCACCCCTCTTGACATATTCAACGGTTCACTCCCCGAGAACGGCGTGCTCAGGGTCTCCGTCACGGTTCAGCTCTCGCCCTCGGCCGGTAACGACTGCCTGACAGACGTCTCCAACGTCGACATGATCATCACCGCAAGGCAGTGA
- a CDS encoding cation diffusion facilitator family transporter: MDEVYRPIWLSIIGNILLALMKLAVGFLYSSIALISDGVHSLSDVLTSVIGYFGIRISSKPADENHPFGHSRFEPLVAFLIAEALLVVAYEIGRDAFFRVHHEVPLVVNGLMLGVTVVSILTKEGMFRYSAHVGGKLNNQILIADAYHHRSDALSSVAVLIGLVAQRLGFPYGDSLAGFLVALMLAKIALDMILENVGYLTGRAPPTEVCERIKNTALAVSGVVGVHDLRAHYVGNRLHVELHVEVSPELSLKEAHDIGEEVRERLEALSEVEAAFVHVDIRGVTK; encoded by the coding sequence GTGGACGAGGTGTACAGACCGATATGGCTCAGTATAATTGGCAACATCCTTCTGGCCCTTATGAAGCTGGCAGTGGGTTTTCTGTACTCCAGTATAGCCCTCATCTCGGATGGGGTTCACTCGCTGAGTGACGTTCTCACGAGCGTTATCGGCTATTTTGGGATAAGGATCTCGTCGAAGCCGGCGGACGAAAACCATCCCTTCGGTCACTCGCGTTTTGAACCGCTGGTGGCCTTCCTCATTGCGGAGGCCCTTCTGGTGGTCGCCTACGAGATCGGCCGGGACGCCTTTTTTCGGGTTCACCACGAGGTCCCCCTTGTGGTGAACGGCCTCATGCTCGGCGTCACCGTCGTGTCCATCCTGACCAAGGAGGGTATGTTCCGCTATTCGGCTCACGTGGGGGGAAAGCTCAACAACCAGATCCTGATCGCAGATGCGTACCACCACAGGAGTGACGCCCTGAGTAGCGTCGCGGTCCTTATCGGGCTGGTCGCCCAGAGGCTGGGATTTCCGTACGGCGATTCCCTTGCCGGCTTCCTTGTCGCGCTGATGCTCGCCAAGATCGCCCTTGACATGATCCTGGAGAACGTGGGCTACCTGACCGGTAGGGCCCCGCCCACCGAGGTATGCGAAAGGATAAAGAATACCGCGCTGGCAGTTTCGGGGGTCGTGGGGGTTCACGATCTGAGGGCTCACTACGTCGGAAACAGGCTCCACGTTGAGCTCCACGTGGAGGTCTCACCGGAGCTGAGTCTGAAAGAAGCGCACGACATCGGTGAGGAAGTCCGGGAGAGGCTGGAGGCCCTTTCAGAGGTGGAAGCGGCTTTTGTGCACGTTGACATCAGAGGCGTGACGAAGTGA
- the mfnA gene encoding tyrosine decarboxylase MfnA, with protein MFPNEGMEEEEVLNELRKKTALDLTFNSGKILGSMCTYPHLLARKVLWEYLDRNLGDPGLHVGSQTVEGEAVEMLSNLLGLDKGYGNIVSGGTEANILAVRAFRNLAGVEEPELILPKSAHFSFLKAGEMLGVKLVWAKLRKDYSVDVRDIEDKITGNTIGIVGIAGTTGLGVVDDIPALSDLALDYGLPLHVDAAFGGFVIPFAKALGYELPEFDFRLKGVKSVTIDPHKMGMVPIPAGGIIFREKRFVEAISVPAPYLAGGKVWQATITGTRPGANALAVWAMMKHLGFSGYREVVRRTMKLSRWFADELKKIPDVYLIREPVLNIVSFGTRNLEKVEEELKKRGWGISAHRGYIRIVMMPHVRREHLEEFLEDLEDITSSRL; from the coding sequence ATGTTTCCCAACGAAGGCATGGAGGAGGAGGAAGTTCTAAACGAGCTCAGGAAGAAGACGGCCCTGGATCTAACCTTTAACTCCGGGAAGATCCTGGGGTCTATGTGCACATACCCCCACCTCCTCGCCCGGAAGGTCTTGTGGGAGTATCTGGACAGGAATCTGGGTGACCCGGGCCTCCACGTTGGAAGCCAAACCGTCGAGGGGGAGGCCGTTGAGATGCTCTCAAACCTTCTTGGGCTGGATAAAGGGTACGGGAACATCGTCTCGGGCGGAACCGAGGCGAACATCCTGGCGGTCAGGGCCTTCCGCAACCTGGCGGGCGTGGAAGAGCCGGAGCTGATTCTTCCAAAGAGTGCCCACTTCTCGTTTCTGAAGGCGGGGGAGATGCTGGGGGTTAAACTCGTGTGGGCAAAGCTCAGAAAGGACTACTCCGTGGACGTGAGGGACATCGAGGACAAGATCACCGGAAACACCATCGGAATCGTCGGGATAGCCGGGACGACCGGCCTCGGTGTTGTTGACGACATCCCCGCCCTGAGTGACTTGGCCCTGGACTACGGGCTGCCACTTCACGTGGATGCGGCCTTCGGCGGGTTCGTCATACCCTTTGCAAAGGCTTTGGGCTACGAGCTCCCTGAGTTTGACTTCAGGCTCAAGGGCGTCAAGAGCGTGACCATAGATCCCCACAAGATGGGTATGGTCCCCATCCCCGCGGGAGGGATAATCTTCCGGGAGAAGAGGTTCGTCGAAGCGATAAGCGTACCGGCACCTTACCTGGCGGGCGGCAAGGTATGGCAGGCCACCATAACCGGAACTAGACCCGGTGCAAACGCCCTCGCCGTGTGGGCCATGATGAAACACCTCGGTTTCAGCGGTTACAGGGAGGTCGTGAGGAGGACCATGAAGCTGAGCAGGTGGTTCGCGGATGAGCTGAAGAAAATTCCCGATGTTTATTTGATTCGCGAGCCCGTTCTGAACATAGTATCCTTCGGAACCCGGAACCTGGAGAAGGTCGAGGAAGAGCTCAAAAAGCGCGGATGGGGTATAAGCGCCCATCGTGGCTACATCAGAATCGTCATGATGCCCCATGTGAGGAGGGAGCACCTGGAGGAGTTCTTGGAGGATCTTGAGGATATCACTTCGTCACGCCTCTGA
- a CDS encoding cation:proton antiporter, with product MYYLMALAILLVVAKSTEWAFEKIEVHPIIAHVLTGILLGPFILGIVQPSEELKVLAGFGLIMMMLYMGLTSNFSAIAQNTKKAIVVAALGVAFSFVFGFLTVDFFGNGLAAAVFVGATIGNTAIEVTSGVLLKERTKREVSSILIGAAFVDDIIAVYLIGIITGMTRGGLTVLTLGSLTVKIALFITVTLMLSEYVFKRSRWFYSVVRNLNVFFTFTLILTFTLAIAAEQVGLNQIIGAYLAGLTISRLRERKDPMVVTRIKLNELIEDLQVVLTEFFIPLFFIYVGLMFNPPRRDIKLLLILTLYTGAVLGKLFGCGLGAKLSGMSWKDATAIGIGMGGRGSLDMAILTLGLSAGIIDQALFASVVAVSMLTALTTPLFFKRYLRWAKA from the coding sequence GTGTACTACCTGATGGCCCTCGCCATACTTCTCGTCGTGGCAAAAAGCACCGAGTGGGCGTTCGAGAAGATCGAGGTGCATCCCATAATAGCCCACGTCCTCACGGGAATCCTCCTGGGTCCCTTTATCCTCGGGATCGTCCAGCCAAGTGAAGAACTCAAGGTTCTGGCCGGCTTCGGCCTCATAATGATGATGCTCTACATGGGGCTCACCAGCAACTTCTCGGCGATAGCCCAGAACACCAAAAAGGCGATAGTTGTCGCGGCCCTTGGGGTGGCCTTCTCCTTCGTCTTCGGGTTCCTCACTGTGGATTTCTTCGGAAACGGTCTGGCGGCGGCGGTCTTCGTCGGGGCGACCATTGGCAATACGGCGATAGAGGTCACAAGTGGAGTGCTGCTGAAGGAAAGGACGAAGAGGGAGGTCTCCTCCATACTCATAGGTGCGGCGTTCGTGGACGACATCATCGCGGTGTACCTCATCGGTATAATAACCGGCATGACGCGGGGCGGCCTTACGGTTCTCACCCTTGGATCGCTGACGGTCAAGATAGCCCTCTTCATCACGGTGACCCTGATGCTGTCGGAGTACGTTTTCAAGCGCTCCCGCTGGTTCTACTCCGTGGTGAGGAACCTCAACGTCTTCTTCACCTTCACCCTCATCCTCACGTTCACCCTGGCAATAGCGGCCGAGCAGGTGGGCCTTAACCAGATAATCGGGGCTTACCTAGCCGGTCTGACAATAAGCCGCCTCCGCGAGAGGAAGGACCCCATGGTTGTGACCAGAATAAAGCTCAACGAGCTGATAGAGGACCTCCAGGTGGTTCTCACCGAGTTCTTTATCCCCCTGTTCTTCATCTACGTGGGGCTGATGTTCAACCCCCCCAGGAGGGATATAAAGCTTCTTCTGATCCTGACGCTCTACACGGGCGCGGTCCTCGGAAAGCTGTTCGGCTGCGGTCTCGGCGCCAAGCTCTCCGGCATGAGCTGGAAGGATGCAACGGCGATCGGAATAGGCATGGGGGGGCGTGGAAGCCTGGATATGGCCATACTGACGTTGGGACTGAGCGCTGGTATAATCGACCAGGCCCTCTTCGCGAGCGTAGTGGCCGTATCGATGCTCACCGCGCTGACGACACCCCTGTTCTTCAAGAGGTACCTCAGGTGGGCAAAAGCTTAA
- a CDS encoding DUF131 domain-containing protein, with amino-acid sequence MEKGILLIGLGMGMILLGFLMVFIGILLSASGGESDVEGGGVIMIGPVPIVFGTGRGATLAMILAVLLMVLWIAGILLARRG; translated from the coding sequence ATGGAGAAGGGGATACTCCTCATAGGGCTCGGCATGGGAATGATATTGCTCGGTTTCCTGATGGTATTCATTGGAATCCTGCTCAGCGCATCAGGTGGAGAAAGCGACGTCGAAGGCGGGGGAGTGATAATGATCGGCCCAGTGCCCATAGTCTTCGGGACGGGGCGCGGGGCAACGCTGGCGATGATCCTGGCGGTGCTCCTGATGGTTCTGTGGATCGCGGGCATCCTACTGGCGAGGAGGGGATGA